One segment of Mycolicibacterium neworleansense DNA contains the following:
- a CDS encoding pseudouridine synthase: MSKRPPLPVRDGLGPARLRLLGGNVYDELQERFGIGAKVLAGEVVLPDGTTVDATTTLPAGAHVYFYRDLADEVEVPFDIPVLYRDDDILVVDKPHFLATMPRGGHVAQTALVRLRRELDLPELSPAHRLDRLTAGVLLFTARREVRGRYQRLFAEGGTRKTYLARAEGTATVALPTTLRSRIIKHRGQLQAFEEPGEPNTETLVEDLGSGLYRLSPRTGRTHQLRVHMASIGLPIIGDSLYPNVIEVAPDDFGHPLQLLAQRLEFTDPITGEDRVFVSSRVLG, from the coding sequence TTGAGCAAGCGCCCGCCGCTTCCGGTGCGTGACGGTCTCGGCCCGGCGCGGCTGCGGTTGTTGGGCGGCAACGTCTACGACGAGTTGCAGGAGCGGTTCGGTATCGGCGCGAAAGTGCTTGCCGGAGAGGTCGTTCTGCCGGACGGTACGACGGTGGATGCGACGACGACGCTGCCGGCGGGGGCCCACGTGTACTTCTACCGCGACCTGGCCGACGAGGTCGAGGTCCCGTTCGACATCCCGGTGCTGTACCGCGACGACGACATCCTCGTGGTCGACAAGCCGCATTTCCTGGCCACCATGCCCCGCGGTGGCCACGTCGCGCAGACCGCCCTGGTGCGGTTGCGCCGTGAACTGGATCTCCCGGAGTTGAGCCCCGCGCACCGGCTGGACCGCCTGACCGCCGGGGTGCTGCTGTTCACCGCACGTCGTGAGGTCCGTGGCCGCTATCAGCGGCTCTTCGCCGAGGGTGGCACGCGCAAGACATATCTGGCGCGCGCCGAGGGCACGGCCACGGTGGCGTTGCCCACTACGTTGCGCAGCCGGATCATCAAGCACCGCGGGCAATTACAGGCCTTCGAAGAGCCCGGCGAACCGAACACCGAGACCCTCGTCGAGGACCTGGGGAGTGGGCTCTACCGGCTCTCTCCCCGAACCGGGCGGACGCATCAGTTGCGGGTTCACATGGCGTCGATCGGATTGCCCATCATCGGGGACTCCTTGTACCCCAACGTGATCGAGGTTGCGCCCGACGATTTCGGTCACCCGCTGCAACTGTTGGCCCAGCGCCTGGAGTTCACCGACCCGATCACCGGCGAGGACCGGGTATTCGTCAGTTCCCGCGTACTGGGGTGA
- a CDS encoding M20 family metallopeptidase, with amino-acid sequence MSVLQHAAARWLSANYDEMVSWRRHLHAHPELGRQEFATTEFVARHLADAGLNPKVLPGGTGLTCDFGPEDGPRIALRADMDALPMVDRTGAPYASTVPNVAHACGHDAHTAILLGTAMALSSVPELPVGVRLLFQAAEELMPGGAIDAINAGVLSGVSRIFALHCDPRLAVGQVATKPGPITSAADSIEITLHSPGGHTSRPHLTGDLVYGLGTLITGLPGILSRRIDPRHDTVMVWGAVNSGVAANAIPQIGTLAGTIRTASRDTWLTLESIVEDTVTALLAPLNISHSLNYRRGVPPVVNEEVSTRILTHAIEAIGPDVLADTHQSGGGEDFSWYLEEVPGAMGRLGVWSGQGPQLDLHQPTFDIDERALGVGVRTMVNIIAACA; translated from the coding sequence ATGAGCGTGTTGCAGCACGCCGCCGCGCGCTGGCTGTCGGCCAACTACGACGAGATGGTGTCGTGGCGTCGGCACCTGCACGCCCATCCCGAACTGGGCCGCCAAGAGTTCGCGACCACCGAATTCGTCGCGCGTCATCTGGCCGACGCCGGGCTGAATCCCAAAGTGCTGCCCGGTGGTACCGGATTGACGTGTGATTTCGGGCCGGAGGATGGCCCGCGGATCGCGCTGCGCGCCGACATGGATGCCTTGCCGATGGTCGACCGCACCGGCGCGCCCTATGCCTCGACGGTGCCCAACGTCGCGCATGCCTGCGGGCACGACGCGCACACCGCGATACTGCTGGGCACGGCGATGGCCTTGTCGTCGGTGCCGGAACTGCCGGTCGGGGTGCGGTTGCTGTTCCAGGCGGCCGAGGAACTGATGCCGGGCGGCGCTATCGACGCGATCAACGCGGGCGTCCTGAGCGGGGTCAGCCGGATCTTCGCGCTGCACTGCGACCCCCGTCTGGCTGTGGGGCAGGTGGCCACCAAGCCCGGGCCGATCACCTCGGCGGCCGATTCCATCGAGATCACCCTGCACTCACCGGGTGGGCACACCTCCCGGCCGCACCTGACCGGTGACCTGGTCTACGGGCTGGGCACGCTGATCACCGGGTTGCCCGGCATCCTGTCCCGTCGCATCGACCCACGCCACGACACCGTCATGGTGTGGGGCGCGGTCAATTCCGGTGTGGCCGCCAACGCCATTCCACAGATCGGCACGCTGGCGGGGACGATCCGCACCGCCAGCCGCGACACCTGGCTGACGCTGGAATCCATTGTGGAAGACACGGTTACCGCGCTGTTGGCGCCGCTCAACATCTCCCACAGCCTCAACTACCGGCGCGGCGTGCCGCCGGTGGTCAACGAAGAGGTGTCCACCCGCATCCTGACCCACGCCATCGAGGCCATCGGCCCCGACGTGCTGGCCGACACCCATCAGTCCGGCGGCGGCGAGGACTTCTCCTGGTACCTCGAAGAGGTGCCCGGCGCGATGGGCCGGCTCGGCGTGTGGAGCGGCCAGGGCCCACAGCTCGATCTGCATCAACCCACGTTCGACATCGACGAGCGTGCACTCGGCGTCGGCGTGCGCACGATGGTCAACATCATCGCCGCGTGCGCGTAG
- a CDS encoding gamma-glutamylcyclotransferase has translation MPLYAAYGSNMHPEQMLERAPHSPMAGTGWLHGWRLTFGGEDIGWEGALATVVEDPLSKVFVVLYDMTPADEQSLDHWEGSELGFHKKIRCRVDRLSSDTTTDPVLAWLYVVDAWEGGLPSARYLGVMADAAEIAGAPDEYVHDLRTRPARNIGP, from the coding sequence GTGCCGCTGTACGCCGCGTATGGATCGAATATGCACCCGGAGCAAATGCTCGAGCGGGCTCCGCACTCGCCGATGGCGGGTACCGGGTGGCTCCATGGGTGGCGACTGACGTTCGGCGGTGAGGACATCGGCTGGGAAGGCGCGCTGGCCACCGTCGTCGAGGACCCGCTGTCCAAGGTGTTCGTCGTGCTCTACGACATGACGCCGGCCGACGAACAGAGCCTGGACCACTGGGAAGGCTCCGAGCTCGGGTTCCACAAGAAGATCCGCTGCCGGGTAGACCGGCTGTCGTCGGACACCACCACCGACCCGGTGCTGGCGTGGCTGTATGTGGTCGACGCCTGGGAAGGCGGCCTGCCCTCGGCCCGCTACCTCGGGGTGATGGCCGACGCCGCGGAGATCGCCGGGGCGCCGGACGAGTACGTGCACGATCTGCGCACCCGCCCCGCCCGCAACATCGGGCCCTAA
- a CDS encoding M20 family metallopeptidase, whose protein sequence is MSSATASLSVEEAINRRRGDLIELSHSVHAEPELAFAEHRSCAKTQALVAEYGFEITEAAGGLDTAFRASYGSGPLTIGICAEYDALPEIGHACGHNIIAASAVGAALALADVADDLGLTVVLVGTPAEELGGGKVLLLNAGVFDDIAATVMLHPGPVDIAAARSLALSEVTVNYTGRESHAAVAPYLGVNAGDAVTVAQVAIGLLRQQLMPGQMVHGIVTHGGQATNVIPGWAEMRYTMRATDMSALRELEDRMAGCFSAGALATGCEHRVTEIAPAYAELVPDPWLSETIRAEMLRLGRSPLPENVEASVPLGSTDMGNISQVMPGIHPVIGIDSGGAAIHQPAFTAAAVNPSADKAVVEGAIMLARTVVRLAETPAQRDRVLDALQRRAAA, encoded by the coding sequence ATGTCGTCTGCCACCGCCTCGCTGAGCGTCGAGGAAGCCATCAACCGGCGTCGTGGCGACCTCATCGAGCTCTCGCATTCCGTCCACGCCGAGCCGGAGCTGGCCTTCGCCGAGCACCGCAGCTGCGCCAAGACCCAGGCACTGGTGGCCGAGTACGGATTCGAGATCACCGAGGCAGCCGGCGGGCTGGACACCGCCTTCCGCGCCAGTTACGGCAGCGGCCCGCTCACCATCGGGATCTGCGCCGAGTACGACGCCCTGCCCGAGATCGGGCATGCCTGCGGGCACAACATCATCGCGGCCTCGGCGGTCGGTGCCGCGCTGGCGCTGGCCGACGTGGCCGACGACCTGGGCCTGACCGTGGTGCTCGTCGGTACCCCGGCCGAGGAGCTCGGTGGCGGAAAAGTGTTGCTGCTCAACGCCGGAGTGTTCGACGACATCGCCGCCACGGTCATGTTGCACCCTGGGCCGGTGGACATCGCCGCGGCCCGGTCGCTGGCGTTGTCCGAGGTGACGGTCAATTACACCGGCCGCGAGTCGCACGCCGCCGTGGCGCCGTACCTGGGCGTCAACGCCGGCGACGCCGTCACCGTCGCGCAGGTGGCCATCGGCCTGTTGCGTCAGCAGCTCATGCCGGGCCAGATGGTGCACGGCATCGTCACCCACGGCGGGCAGGCCACCAACGTCATCCCGGGCTGGGCCGAGATGCGCTACACCATGCGGGCCACCGACATGTCCGCGCTGCGTGAGCTGGAAGACCGCATGGCGGGGTGTTTCTCGGCCGGGGCGCTCGCGACGGGCTGTGAGCATCGGGTCACCGAGATCGCCCCGGCCTACGCAGAGCTGGTGCCCGACCCATGGCTTTCGGAGACAATCCGGGCCGAGATGCTGCGGCTGGGCCGCAGCCCATTGCCGGAGAACGTGGAGGCAAGTGTGCCGCTGGGCAGTACCGACATGGGCAACATCAGCCAGGTGATGCCCGGCATCCATCCAGTGATCGGTATCGACTCGGGCGGAGCCGCGATCCACCAGCCCGCGTTCACCGCCGCGGCGGTGAACCCGAGCGCCGACAAGGCTGTGGTGGAGGGCGCAATCATGCTGGCCCGCACCGTCGTTCGGTTGGCCGAGACCCCGGCTCAGCGCGACCGGGTGCTGGATGCGCTGCAGCGGAGGGCGGCCGCATGA
- a CDS encoding SDR family NAD(P)-dependent oxidoreductase — MNRETFDQLFDMTDRTVIVTGGTRGIGLALAEGFTLAGARVVVASRKADACERAAAHLRELGGQAIGVPTHSGNIDDLGALVERTVAEFGGIDVVVNNAANALAQPLGQMTPEAWAKSYEVNLRGPVFLVQHALPHLKASAKAAVLNMVSVGAFNFAPALSIYASGKAALMSVTRSMAAEFAPLGIRVNALAPGPVDTDMMRNNPQEAIDLMKGGTLMKRLATPDEMVGAALLMCSDAGSYMTGQVIIVDGGGTPR, encoded by the coding sequence GTGAACCGTGAGACTTTTGACCAGCTGTTCGACATGACCGACCGGACGGTGATCGTCACCGGCGGCACCCGTGGCATCGGACTGGCTCTCGCCGAGGGCTTTACCCTGGCCGGCGCGCGAGTGGTGGTCGCCAGTCGCAAGGCCGACGCCTGCGAGCGGGCCGCCGCGCACCTGCGTGAGCTCGGCGGACAAGCGATCGGGGTTCCCACACACAGCGGGAACATCGACGACCTGGGTGCGTTGGTGGAGCGCACCGTCGCCGAATTCGGCGGGATCGACGTGGTGGTCAACAACGCTGCCAACGCGTTGGCGCAGCCGCTGGGCCAGATGACGCCGGAGGCCTGGGCGAAGTCGTACGAGGTGAACCTGCGCGGGCCGGTGTTCCTGGTGCAGCACGCACTGCCGCATCTGAAGGCCAGCGCGAAGGCGGCGGTCTTGAACATGGTGTCGGTCGGGGCATTCAATTTCGCCCCGGCGCTGTCGATCTATGCCTCGGGCAAGGCCGCGCTGATGTCGGTGACCCGCTCCATGGCGGCCGAGTTCGCCCCGTTGGGCATCCGGGTGAACGCCCTGGCGCCGGGACCCGTCGACACCGACATGATGCGCAACAACCCGCAGGAGGCCATCGATCTCATGAAGGGCGGCACCTTGATGAAACGGTTGGCGACCCCGGACGAGATGGTCGGTGCAGCGTTGCTGATGTGCTCGGACGCGGGTAGCTACATGACCGGGCAGGTGATCATCGTCGACGGTGGTGGAACACCTCGGTGA
- a CDS encoding type IV toxin-antitoxin system AbiEi family antitoxin domain-containing protein, translating to MEPQLVRLFEEQNGVATSGQILSHMTRHAFESAVDCGALERVWYGIYCRGEPTEHLLLHGLDLACGRKVPLCLASAAAVHGFDTEGSADLHILNPPGCQLRSADGLVVHRRDDAPLTSVDGRYVTAPAWTAIEVARALRRPRALATLDAALRSATCTRTDLWRAALEQAGRRGIVAVRNLIALADGRAESPMESEARLVMIDGGLPVPELQYEVIDGNGQVRRLDFAWPQDKVAVEYDSLDWHGNPDALRDDRRRTAALMDVGWIVISIVFDDVRHRDGEMVARINRQLSHARAA from the coding sequence ATGGAGCCTCAACTCGTGCGCTTGTTCGAGGAACAGAACGGTGTGGCCACCAGTGGTCAGATCCTGTCCCACATGACGCGCCACGCATTCGAATCGGCAGTGGATTGTGGTGCGCTGGAAAGGGTCTGGTACGGCATCTACTGCCGCGGTGAGCCCACGGAGCACCTCCTGTTGCACGGGTTGGACCTCGCGTGTGGCCGAAAGGTGCCGCTGTGCCTGGCCAGCGCCGCGGCCGTACACGGATTCGACACCGAAGGCTCGGCTGATCTGCACATCTTGAATCCGCCGGGCTGTCAACTGCGCTCGGCTGACGGGTTGGTAGTGCATCGAAGGGACGATGCGCCGCTGACGTCCGTCGACGGTCGATACGTCACCGCGCCGGCGTGGACCGCGATCGAGGTGGCCCGCGCGCTGCGCCGCCCGCGGGCGCTGGCCACCTTGGATGCCGCGTTGCGAAGTGCAACCTGCACTCGTACCGATCTCTGGCGCGCAGCCCTGGAACAGGCCGGGCGTCGAGGCATCGTCGCTGTCCGCAACCTGATCGCCCTGGCCGATGGGCGCGCCGAGTCGCCGATGGAAAGTGAGGCGAGGCTGGTCATGATCGACGGTGGCTTGCCGGTGCCCGAATTGCAGTACGAGGTCATCGACGGCAACGGCCAGGTGAGGCGGCTCGACTTCGCCTGGCCACAGGACAAAGTGGCGGTCGAGTACGACAGCCTGGACTGGCATGGCAATCCCGACGCGTTGCGTGACGACCGCAGGCGTACCGCGGCGTTGATGGACGTCGGGTGGATCGTCATCTCGATCGTGTTCGACGACGTGCGGCACCGCGACGGGGAAATGGTGGCGAGGATCAATCGGCAGTTGAGTCACGCTCGCGCGGCCTGA
- a CDS encoding glycerol-3-phosphate dehydrogenase/oxidase, protein MTDPISAPGDGQTFLGPQQRAQAWQRLGSEQFDVVVIGGGVVGAGAALDAATRGLKVALVEARDFASGTSSRSSKMFHGGLRYLEQLEFGLVREALYERELSLTTLAPHLVKPLPFLFPLTNRWWERPYIAAGIFLYDQLGGAKSVPAQKHLTRAGALRLAPGLKRSSLIGGIRYYDTVVDDARHTMTVARTAAHYGAVVRSSSQVVALLREGDRVVGVTLRDSEDGALTEVRGHVVVNATGVWTDEIQALSKERGRFRVRASKGVHIVVPRDRIVSEVAIILRTEKSVLFVIPWGTHWIIGTTDTDWNLDLAHPAATKADIDYILGHVNTVLATPLTHDDIDGVYAGLRPLLAGESEETSKLSREHAVAVPSPGLVAIAGGKYTTYRVMAADAIDAAAEFIPARVAPSITEKVPLMGADGYFALINQTEFVGKHYGLHPYRVRHLLDRYGSLIGEVLKMAEGDPELLAPITDAPVYLKVEAYYAAAAEGALHLEDILARRMRIAIEYPHRGVDCAREVAEVVAPVLGWTAEDVDREVATYIARVEAEVLSQTQPDDESADALRQAAPEARAEILEPVPLN, encoded by the coding sequence GTGACTGACCCGATCTCAGCACCGGGCGACGGGCAAACCTTCCTCGGACCGCAGCAAAGGGCGCAAGCCTGGCAACGACTCGGCAGCGAACAATTCGACGTGGTGGTGATCGGCGGCGGTGTCGTGGGCGCCGGCGCGGCGTTGGACGCGGCCACCCGGGGATTGAAAGTCGCGCTCGTCGAGGCCCGTGACTTCGCGTCAGGCACGTCGAGTCGTAGCTCCAAGATGTTCCACGGGGGCCTGCGTTACCTCGAGCAGTTGGAGTTCGGGTTGGTTCGTGAGGCCCTGTACGAGCGTGAGCTGAGCTTGACCACGCTGGCACCGCATCTCGTCAAACCGCTGCCGTTCCTGTTCCCGCTGACCAACCGCTGGTGGGAGCGGCCTTATATCGCGGCCGGCATCTTCCTTTACGACCAGCTCGGTGGCGCGAAATCCGTTCCCGCACAAAAACATCTGACCAGGGCCGGTGCGTTGCGGTTGGCTCCTGGGCTCAAGCGCAGCTCGCTGATCGGCGGGATCCGTTACTACGACACCGTCGTCGACGACGCCCGTCACACCATGACCGTGGCGCGCACCGCGGCCCACTACGGCGCGGTGGTGCGCTCGTCGAGCCAGGTGGTGGCGTTGTTGCGCGAAGGCGACCGCGTGGTGGGTGTGACGCTGCGCGATTCCGAGGACGGCGCCCTCACCGAAGTGCGGGGTCATGTCGTGGTCAACGCCACCGGGGTGTGGACCGACGAGATCCAGGCATTGTCCAAGGAGCGCGGCCGGTTCCGGGTGCGCGCCTCCAAGGGCGTTCACATCGTGGTGCCGCGGGACCGGATCGTCAGCGAGGTGGCGATCATCCTGCGTACCGAGAAGTCCGTGCTGTTCGTGATCCCGTGGGGCACGCACTGGATCATCGGCACCACCGACACGGACTGGAATCTGGACCTGGCGCATCCCGCCGCGACCAAGGCCGACATCGATTACATCCTGGGCCACGTCAATACAGTGCTAGCCACTCCGCTGACCCACGACGACATCGACGGTGTGTACGCCGGGTTGCGCCCGCTGCTGGCCGGTGAGAGTGAGGAGACCTCCAAGCTCTCGCGTGAGCACGCCGTCGCGGTGCCCTCGCCGGGGCTCGTGGCGATCGCGGGCGGGAAGTACACCACCTACCGGGTGATGGCGGCCGACGCGATCGACGCTGCGGCCGAGTTCATCCCGGCGCGGGTGGCGCCGTCGATCACCGAGAAGGTCCCGCTGATGGGGGCCGACGGGTACTTCGCCCTGATCAACCAGACCGAGTTCGTCGGCAAGCACTACGGGCTGCATCCGTACCGCGTCCGCCACCTGCTGGATCGCTACGGCTCGCTGATCGGCGAGGTCCTCAAGATGGCCGAGGGCGATCCCGAACTGCTGGCCCCGATCACCGATGCGCCGGTGTATCTCAAGGTCGAGGCCTACTACGCCGCCGCCGCCGAAGGTGCGCTGCACCTCGAGGACATCCTGGCCCGCCGAATGCGGATCGCGATCGAATATCCGCACCGTGGTGTGGATTGTGCCCGCGAGGTCGCCGAAGTGGTTGCGCCCGTGCTGGGGTGGACCGCCGAGGATGTCGACCGCGAGGTCGCCACGTACATCGCCCGGGTGGAGGCCGAGGTGCTGTCGCAGACCCAGCCCGACGACGAGTCGGCCGACGCGCTGCGTCAGGCCGCGCCCGAGGCCCGCGCCGAGATTCTCGAACCCGTGCCGCTGAATTGA
- a CDS encoding FAD-dependent oxidoreductase — MPVFTTDVLIVGAGPVGLTAAIVLTQAGHDVTVVDRQAEGTNTSRAAVVHPHTLELLEPYDVVDELVARGVHTPTFAIRDRDDLLIAVPFSDLPTRYPYTLMISQADTEAFLLNRLEQLGGKVLRPATVTEIRQTGDHATATFADGQQIRARYVIGADGMHSTVREHAGIAFSGGTYGEAFTLADVRLSGGVPADEVILYFSPAGLVVVAPLPDGMYRIVATVDEAPQHPDIAFVQSLLDERGPAAEPAVVEEVVWGSRFRVHHRVADAFRDNRILLAGDAAHVHSPAGGQGMNLGIEDAVLLGQCLSDVLRGADDGLLDEYAVNRRRTAHGVVSMTSRLTELATASARRRPIRNRVMRLAGKLPAVRRSLAWRLSGLNRR; from the coding sequence ATGCCCGTGTTCACCACCGACGTCCTGATCGTCGGAGCCGGACCGGTCGGCCTGACGGCCGCGATCGTGTTGACCCAAGCAGGCCACGACGTGACCGTGGTGGACCGCCAGGCCGAGGGAACCAACACCTCGAGGGCCGCCGTCGTGCACCCCCACACCCTGGAATTGCTGGAGCCCTACGACGTGGTCGACGAGCTCGTCGCACGCGGTGTGCACACCCCGACCTTCGCCATCCGCGACCGCGACGACCTCCTGATCGCGGTCCCGTTCAGCGACCTGCCCACCCGCTACCCGTACACGCTGATGATCTCGCAGGCCGATACCGAGGCCTTCCTGCTCAACCGGCTGGAACAGTTGGGCGGCAAGGTTCTCCGACCGGCCACCGTCACCGAGATCCGGCAGACCGGCGACCATGCCACCGCCACCTTCGCTGACGGTCAGCAGATCCGGGCCCGGTATGTGATCGGCGCCGACGGCATGCACAGCACGGTCCGCGAGCACGCCGGGATCGCGTTCAGCGGTGGCACCTACGGCGAGGCGTTCACACTGGCCGATGTCCGCCTGTCCGGCGGTGTGCCGGCCGACGAGGTGATCCTCTACTTCTCCCCCGCCGGGCTGGTCGTTGTGGCCCCACTGCCCGACGGGATGTACCGGATCGTGGCGACGGTGGACGAAGCGCCGCAGCATCCCGACATCGCGTTCGTGCAGTCGCTGCTGGATGAACGCGGTCCGGCGGCGGAGCCCGCGGTGGTCGAAGAAGTGGTCTGGGGGTCCCGGTTCCGCGTGCATCACCGCGTCGCCGACGCGTTCCGCGACAACCGGATCCTGCTGGCGGGCGACGCCGCGCACGTGCACTCACCGGCCGGCGGGCAGGGCATGAACCTCGGGATCGAGGATGCCGTCTTGCTGGGCCAATGCCTGTCGGACGTGCTGCGCGGAGCCGACGACGGCCTGCTCGACGAGTACGCCGTCAATCGCCGCCGTACGGCACACGGCGTCGTCTCGATGACCAGCCGGCTCACCGAACTCGCCACCGCATCCGCCCGTCGCCGTCCCATCCGCAATCGGGTCATGCGTCTGGCGGGCAAGCTGCCCGCCGTCCGCCGCTCCTTGGCCTGGCGGCTGTCCGGCCTGAACCGACGCTGA
- a CDS encoding NAD(P)H-quinone dehydrogenase yields the protein MATRIVIIGGGPAGYEAALVAAARGPEVAHVTVVDCDGIGGACVLWDCVPSKTFIASTGVRTELRRAPNLGYSLDFEQSKISLPQINERVKNLATAQSDDIAERLRSEGIELIAGRGELIDDVPGMAQHRVKVTGPDGAVSQLTADVVLIATGASPRVLPNAAPDGDRILNWRQLYDLDTLPDHLVVVGSGVTGAEFVNAYTELGVTVTVVASRDQILPHEDSDAAAVLEEVFSERGVTLIKNARAESVTRTDTGVRVTMADGRTVDGSHALMTVGSVPNTSGLGLERVGIELGQGNYLKVDRVSRTSVPGIYAAGDCTGLLPLASVAAMQGRIAMYHALGEAVAPIRLRTVAAAVFTRPEIAAVGVPQAAIDDGSVPARTLTLPLNTNARAKMSSLRRGFVKIFCRPATGVVIGGVVVAPIASELILPIALAVQNGIPVDELAQTFSVYPSLSGSITEAARQLMKHDDLD from the coding sequence GTGGCTACCCGCATCGTGATCATCGGCGGCGGACCCGCCGGCTATGAGGCGGCACTTGTCGCCGCTGCCCGCGGCCCGGAGGTCGCTCACGTCACCGTCGTCGACTGCGACGGCATCGGCGGTGCGTGTGTGTTGTGGGATTGCGTGCCGTCCAAGACGTTCATCGCGTCCACGGGTGTGCGCACCGAGCTGCGGCGTGCTCCCAACCTGGGTTATTCGCTGGATTTCGAGCAGTCCAAGATCTCGCTGCCGCAGATCAACGAGCGGGTGAAGAACCTGGCCACGGCGCAATCCGACGACATCGCCGAGCGCCTGCGCAGCGAGGGCATCGAGTTGATCGCGGGCCGTGGCGAACTGATCGACGACGTTCCGGGCATGGCCCAGCACCGGGTCAAGGTCACCGGCCCGGACGGCGCGGTCAGCCAGCTGACCGCCGATGTGGTGCTGATCGCCACCGGTGCCAGCCCGCGGGTGCTGCCGAACGCGGCTCCCGACGGGGACCGCATCCTCAACTGGCGCCAGCTCTACGACCTCGACACGCTGCCCGATCACCTCGTGGTGGTGGGTTCGGGTGTCACCGGCGCCGAGTTCGTCAACGCCTACACCGAGCTCGGGGTGACGGTGACGGTGGTGGCCAGCCGCGACCAGATCCTGCCGCACGAGGACTCCGACGCCGCCGCGGTGCTGGAGGAGGTGTTCTCCGAGCGCGGTGTGACGTTGATCAAGAACGCCCGCGCCGAGTCGGTCACCCGCACCGATACCGGGGTCCGCGTCACCATGGCCGACGGCCGCACCGTCGACGGCAGCCATGCCCTGATGACAGTCGGCTCGGTGCCCAACACGAGCGGTCTCGGCCTGGAGCGCGTCGGCATCGAACTCGGGCAGGGCAACTACCTCAAAGTCGACCGGGTGTCGCGCACCTCGGTGCCGGGCATCTACGCGGCGGGGGACTGCACCGGTTTGTTGCCCCTGGCCTCGGTGGCGGCCATGCAGGGACGCATCGCGATGTATCACGCTCTCGGCGAGGCGGTGGCCCCGATTCGGCTGCGAACCGTCGCCGCCGCGGTGTTCACCCGCCCCGAGATCGCCGCGGTCGGCGTTCCGCAGGCCGCGATCGACGACGGATCGGTGCCGGCCCGGACGCTGACGCTCCCGCTGAACACCAACGCCCGGGCCAAGATGTCGAGCCTGCGCCGCGGCTTCGTCAAGATCTTCTGCCGTCCGGCCACCGGTGTGGTGATCGGCGGCGTGGTGGTGGCGCCGATCGCCTCCGAGCTGATCCTGCCGATCGCCCTGGCCGTGCAGAACGGCATCCCGGTGGACGAGCTGGCCCAGACCTTCTCGGTGTACCCGTCGCTGTCCGGTTCGATCACCGAGGCGGCCCGGCAATTGATGAAACACGACGACCTGGACTAG
- a CDS encoding TetR/AcrR family transcriptional regulator — protein sequence MRRPAAETKSVILAAARERFAADGYEKATIRAIAADAGIDPSMVMRYYGNKERLFAAAAEFDLELPDLTQVPHDQLGAALAAHFLERWERDEALLILLRAGVTNEAVAERMRAIFAAQLAPAIAKLTGHAPDTPTRASLAASQVLGMALCRYVLAFGPLVDMDRQQVVDWIGPTLQRYLVG from the coding sequence ATGCGCCGACCCGCAGCCGAGACCAAGTCCGTGATCCTTGCCGCGGCCCGCGAGCGCTTCGCCGCCGACGGGTACGAGAAGGCCACCATCCGGGCCATCGCGGCAGATGCCGGGATCGACCCGTCGATGGTGATGCGGTACTACGGCAACAAGGAGCGCTTGTTCGCCGCGGCCGCCGAATTCGATCTGGAACTGCCTGATCTCACCCAGGTGCCGCATGACCAACTGGGCGCCGCCCTGGCTGCGCACTTCCTCGAACGCTGGGAGCGGGACGAGGCACTACTCATCCTGTTGCGGGCGGGGGTGACCAACGAGGCGGTCGCCGAGCGGATGCGGGCCATCTTCGCCGCCCAGCTCGCCCCGGCGATCGCCAAACTGACCGGACATGCCCCTGACACGCCCACGCGGGCGAGCCTGGCCGCCTCCCAGGTCCTCGGGATGGCGCTGTGTCGCTACGTGCTGGCCTTCGGCCCGCTGGTCGACATGGACCGGCAGCAGGTCGTCGACTGGATCGGTCCCACCCTGCAGCGGTATCTGGTCGGCTAG